CTTCTTCCTCAAAATCGTCATCCTCTAAATCATCATCATCTAAATCATCCAAATCCTCTGATTCGTCTAGTAAATCTTCGCCCAGCATGTGCGCGATGACGGCTGCTCCTGGATGTTCAACCTTTAGAGGCGGGATGGAGATGCTGACTATTTCCGGCGGCTTTGGCTCTGGAGTTTCTAATTTCTCAGATGTGACTCGGAGTTTCGGTTTTTCCGCCGCCGAGGGACGACGCCGCACCCGTCTACTAGCGGCGATTGACTCCGCCGTTTCCTCTGAGTAAAGTTCCTGCTCTACACGAATTATCTTACGTGGTAGTGGCTCAACCTTTGGTACTTCCAAAGGTGGGCTTTCAATGGGTGGAACTTCTATCTCCGGCTCAGGTTGAGTCAGCAGTGGTAACTGCTCGTAGCTAACCTGTGCCCTTCCCTCAGGAGTTCTCGCAGCCCGCTTTAAAGAGACTAAGTACTCATACTCATCCTCTGGCAAAGTACTTTTGAGCAGGCGACTAATTGTCGAGTTACTCACACCGTAGCGGTCTGCCAAAGTTGAGGTTGTTTCGGCAGTCTCTCGATATAACTTCAGAATTTCTTGCTTGTCAGAGTCAGTTAATTTTCTCACGGTAGATACCAAAAATCCTTACTAAGCTCGTTTTCTTGTGCTGGTACGCCGCGTTCGTCTTAGTGATGCGTCATATTCTAAGGCAGCGCCCATACCAAATAACACTCCACTAAACACCCAAAACACTTCTAAGATTTCCCCACTTTGATAATTGGGGCCTTGGGCGTATTTAAACCACATATCTGCAATGTAAAGCGAAAAGGCCGCCGCTGCAATCATTCGCCAAGACTGGGAAACTCTTCCTCCCCAAAAGGCTAACAGCAGAGTGGTAGCAATAATTAACAGAACCACATCGCTAACTACGTAAAACCAGTTCAAAATAGCGACTAGCAGTTCCGTGGATGTTTCCTGTTGCATAGAAATCCACCATGCCAACAAACTACCGAATACTGCAATTGCTAACACAATTAGCCACTGCCATTTTTCCAGATTGATTCGCCTGGAAGCCACAGCTAAAGTCATGCCTGCGCCAAGTAATAGATAAGTCAGTACAAAAAATATATCGCCTACAGACACATCCGGTTCATCTTTTAAAACTATCTCGGTATAGCCGAAAATTATCCCCCCAACGAAATAGGAAAGCATACCTAACCCAATTAAGAGCCAAACATTCCGGCCACTGACGATTTGTGGACTAAGCCAGTTCCTCAAGCATAAGATACTGGCAGCCAAATAAGCTAAAGCTTCAAAAATATTTGTGCCAATCACATACCACTCAGCCCGACTTTCTATGCCATCGGCTCCGGGAACTTTGGCACTAAACAACAAAAAGTATAGCAGTGCCAGTACGGCCCAGCCAATATTAGCTAAGACAATGTTCTGAGTGTTGAAAATAGATTTAGAAAGGAACGAATTCTCGTAAGAGTTATTCATAGGACAAGACTTATGTAGATGCACTCTGGCAGTATTTTGAGTTAAAGGACTGTATATATAGCAGTGTGTCTGCCAAGTAATACACAATCAGACACCAAAAGCAAGTGCCAGTGGCCGGAATTTTCTGAAAAAATTTCCATGCTACTGCCATAGTTTACCCAGTGGCGATTGATTTAGCCAATTGATAAACAGCGCTCGCTCGGCTTCTGGCATATCTTCTAGCTTATAAATCACTTGTTTGGTAAAATTACCATTGCCAAAATAGGCTTTTCCTAATCGATGCAGTTCTTGTAACAGAATAACTACATGATTTTCTTGCCAATCAGGTATTTTGGCTGTCGGCAAAGGATTAGTAGACACCAAATATTTAACCGCTTCTAGAGAAGACGCTTGGGGAAATTGCTTCTGCTTTAATACTTCGGCAATATCTTTTTCAAATAATGCAACTTGTCTAGCACCTAAAAACTCTTCAATATCGATAGAAACACCTTGTAACAGCAAAATACTGGCTTGGATTAAAATCGCCGTTTTGCCATGACCACCTGTGTCACTATCCAGCTGCTCTAAACGGATTTTGCCCCAAACACTAAAGCGTTCCGGTTCCTCCAGCAAAACACAGGCTTTACCTCGGTTATCCGTTAATTCTCTCCATAAGGCTCTAGCTTCTTCTTCTTGACTAGCTTTGAAAACACTAATCAAGCGAAAAGTCTGCCCTTGATAACTGAGAATCGGCACTTGCTGATCCTTTTTTGGGTGCTGAATGCTTGATATTTCAACATCCTGCCGTTTGAGAATAAACATGGCACTAGCAAATAACTCCTCACAGGGGCACTCTTAATATGGAATATATAATGGCATTTGGCAGTATCGCCAAGGCTGAAATTACCTAGCATACTGTGAAAATGAGCCTCGCGATCGCCAGATCCTTCCCGAAGGTAGCCGCCCAGAGGACGTTAGCGCTAACGGGCAAATAACCCCTTGACAACACAATATATCTAAACCAATACCCCATCTGTTTCGTTTTCGGTGTAGATTGCACTAACTAGCGACTAGCATCTTAGCCTTGCTAGTGGTAAATCTGCAATTTTTGATTGCTTCTTGGTAGGTGAAGACGATATAATAGTGTAGGTGACTCCTTCAGGAGCCATTATTTTGTTTTGGGCGCGTAGCTCAGTGGATAGAGCAATTGCCTTCTAAGCAATCGGTCGCAGGTTCGAACCCTGCCGCGCTCGTTTTAACTTAATATGAACCCTCAAGCACGGTGAAGTGATATAATCATTTTATTGGTTGAGGGTTCGTTATTGCTGCATCATACCAAGAACAAAGGCGATATCGCTACTACCAAAGCGATCGCTGACCTAACGCTTAAAGGATACTTGATTCTGACACCACTTGTTTGTGAGCATTTACCTTTTGATTTTGTTGCTTACAAAGACGATAAATTTTACAAAATCCAAGCTAAATACGCGGGAGATAATAGAGTAGTCAATAAAACTATTTGGGTAGATAGAAATGGGACTCATCAGAAGAAGTACAAAGTAAATGACTTTGACTTTTATGCTGTTTATCTGCCTGACATAGATAAAGTTGTTTATCCATCAGTTCACTTTAATGGTTGCTACATAACTACCCAGATACCTAATTCAGCTACACCGTTTTACTGGTGGGAGGATTTTACAGACTTTACTGAAGCAGCCTCCAAGCGAACCTACAAGGAGTTTGGCGTTGATTTAACAACTAGAAAGGTTAACCCAGACTCTAGAATTCACACTAGAAAAGTTGAAAGGCCATCAAAAGAAGAACTAGAAAAACTAGTTTGGGAAAAGCCAACAGCACAAATTGGCAGAGATTTTGGCGTGTCTGATAAGGCTGTAGAAAAGTGGTGTAAGGCTTATGGGGTAGAAAAGCCACCCAGAGGGTATTGGGTTAAGAAAGCTTATGGAAAAGTAGAAGGACAGTTAACATAATATACTCTAGAAAATCATAGCCAAAAAAAGATGATACCCAAAATTCTGTTCTGATAGCCAAATCATAGTCAGAATAGCCACTAATGCAACCAAGAGAATTAGCTTTTGAATATCAAAATCTCTTAAAAACGCTGAAACCCTTGAGTTTAGGTTGGTTGTTTGATAAATTTAAAAAGCCCGTGACGAGGATTGAACTCGTGACCTCACCCTTACCAAGGGTGTGCTCTACCACTGAGCCACACGGGCGAAATATGATTTTGCTTTCTCAAGCTAGAAGTTAAAATGCTGGGAGTTTTGATGCTTACCCAGTCATTATAACTTATAACTTCGTAAGTGGTGGGCCGGGCTGGATTTGAACCAGCGTAGGCGCAAGCCAACGGATTTACAGTCCGTCTCCATTAACCACTCGGACACCGACCCGATTTGTCTCACGATTTAAAATCTTAGCACCACCTTTTATAAATTGCAAGTGATTAGAAAAAATAACTTGCAGGTAGAGACGCAACAAAACT
This Nostoc sp. C052 DNA region includes the following protein-coding sequences:
- a CDS encoding transposase, translated to MRKLTDSDKQEILKLYRETAETTSTLADRYGVSNSTISRLLKSTLPEDEYEYLVSLKRAARTPEGRAQVSYEQLPLLTQPEPEIEVPPIESPPLEVPKVEPLPRKIIRVEQELYSEETAESIAASRRVRRRPSAAEKPKLRVTSEKLETPEPKPPEIVSISIPPLKVEHPGAAVIAHMLGEDLLDESEDLDDLDDDDLEDDDFEEEDFDDDDLDEERPLVTKRRPGEASVQVLPLSVANLPKTCYLVIDRSSELITRPLKDFGDLGQIPSLETQQRTLPVFDNHRVAKRFSTKRDRVIKVPDSKMLHKARTHLEAKGITRLLIDGQVYSLSTV
- a CDS encoding Npun_F0813 family protein; the encoded protein is MFILKRQDVEISSIQHPKKDQQVPILSYQGQTFRLISVFKASQEEEARALWRELTDNRGKACVLLEEPERFSVWGKIRLEQLDSDTGGHGKTAILIQASILLLQGVSIDIEEFLGARQVALFEKDIAEVLKQKQFPQASSLEAVKYLVSTNPLPTAKIPDWQENHVVILLQELHRLGKAYFGNGNFTKQVIYKLEDMPEAERALFINWLNQSPLGKLWQ
- a CDS encoding group I intron-associated PD-(D/E)XK endonuclease, whose protein sequence is MLHHTKNKGDIATTKAIADLTLKGYLILTPLVCEHLPFDFVAYKDDKFYKIQAKYAGDNRVVNKTIWVDRNGTHQKKYKVNDFDFYAVYLPDIDKVVYPSVHFNGCYITTQIPNSATPFYWWEDFTDFTEAASKRTYKEFGVDLTTRKVNPDSRIHTRKVERPSKEELEKLVWEKPTAQIGRDFGVSDKAVEKWCKAYGVEKPPRGYWVKKAYGKVEGQLT